Proteins from a single region of Hordeum vulgare subsp. vulgare chromosome 6H, MorexV3_pseudomolecules_assembly, whole genome shotgun sequence:
- the LOC123401049 gene encoding SNF1-related protein kinase regulatory subunit gamma-like PV42a, whose amino-acid sequence MAQLRAFSDEQQQQEALHGHGGVTNSNKKARAGLCGVLRERKVVELARGKRRLVEVPYTATLANAANALLAGRVSAVTVAAPPGHWIGAGGSLIVESDPATGAARKHYIGMVNMLDILTHIAETGHDDDDAVDDGGGSPPVDLDRRMSVPVSSVIGHSLEGLTLWTLHPNTSLLDCMETFSKGVHRALVPLESSADNVVAVELVESAPVYRMLTQMDVVRFLRAHGAELGGVLSRTVRELGAASEAVLAVARRTKVIEAIRTMRAASLTAVPVVDAPIDAYILQDGRGKKVVETFSATDLRDCPVAQLRSWLGASVTEFKDKVAEYRREGSKPLDAAAGVQSPDEGDTINTAVDAGTGTGNEEEKPPRTREMVTCSFESTLGEVIEKAAASHVHRLWVVDGEGEKEGMLRGVVSLTDVLRVVREAALGEDRELHDIVSS is encoded by the exons ATGGCGCAGCTGAGAGCGTTCTCcgacgagcagcagcagcaggaagcGCTGCACGGCCACGGCGGCGtcaccaacagcaacaagaagGCGCGCGCGGGCCTGTGCGGCGTGCTCCGGGAGCGCAAGGTGGTGGAGCTAGCGCGCGGCAAGCGCCGGCTGGTGGAGGTCCCCTACACGGCGACGCTGGCCAACGCGGCCAACGCGCTCCTCGCCGGCCGCGTCTCCGCCGTCACCGTGGCCGCGCCGCCGGGCCACTGGATCGGGGCCGGCGGCTCCTTGATCGTCGAGTCCGACCCGGccaccggcgccgcccgcaagcacTACATCGGCATGGTCAACATGCTCGACATCCTCACCCACATCGCCGAGACcggccacgacgacgacgacgccgtcgACGATGGCGGTGGCTCGCCGCCGGTCGACCTCGACCGCCGCATGTCCGTGCCGGTGTCCTCCGTCATCGGCCACTCCTTGGAGGGCCTCACCCTGTGGACGCTCCACCCGAACACGAG CTTGCTGGATTGCATGGAGACGTTTAGCAAGGGCGTGCACCGCGCGCTGGTGCCGCTGGAGAGCTCGGCGGacaacgtggtggcggtggagctggtGGAGTCGGCGCCGGTGTACAGGATGCTCACCCAGATGGACGTGGTGAGGTTCCTGCGCGCGCACGGCGCGGAGCTCGGCGGCGTCCTGTCGCGCACCGTGCGTGAGCTCGGCGCGGCGAGCGAGGCCGTGCTAGCGGTGGCGCGCCGCACCAAGGTCATCGAGGCCATCAGGACGATGCGGGCGGCGTCGCTCACGGCCGTGCCCGTCGTCGACGCCCCCATCGATGCCTACATCCTGCAAGAC gggagagggaagaaggtggtGGAGACGTTCTCGGCGACGGACCTGCGCGACTGCCCGGTGGCGCAGCTGCGGTCGTGGCTGGGGGCCAGCGTGACGGAGTTCAAGGACAAGGTGGCCGAGTACCGGCGCGAAGGCAGCAAGCCCCTCGACGCGGCGGCCGGCGTACAATCCCCGGACGAAGGCGACACTATTAACACCGCCGTGGACGCCGGCACCGGCACCGGCAACGAGGAAGAGAAGCCGCCGCGGACGCGGGAGATGGTGACGTGCTCCTTCGAGAGCACGCTCGGGGAGGTGATCGAGAAGGCGGCGGCGAGCCACGTGCACCGCCTGTGGGTGGTCGACGGCGAGggggagaaagaggggatgctgcgCGGCGTGGTGTCGCTGACCGACGTGCTCCGGGTGGTCAGGGAGGCCGCCCTCGGCGAGGACCGGGAGCTCCACGACATCGTGTCGTCCTAG